The following are encoded in a window of Panicum virgatum strain AP13 chromosome 5N, P.virgatum_v5, whole genome shotgun sequence genomic DNA:
- the LOC120675210 gene encoding rho GTPase-activating protein 2-like: MHGGGDDDDDDGDLVDHRRQPPPPMEIGWPTDVRHVAHVTFDRFHGFRGVPEELRPEVELSPSASKTVFGVSTESMQCSYDGRGNSVPTILLHLQRRLYDQGGLATEGIFRITAEAGQEQRARDQLNASGVVPDGVDVHCLAGLIKAWFRELPGGLLDALPADEVVRCQTEDDCARLCAARLTPPKAALLDWAVSLMADVAREEKDNKMGTRNVAMVFAPNMLTQSVDPLTALKYAVQVMNLLNMLIERALKHQQPSPADHGRHGASSSSSSSSSSAAAGGGGRRP, encoded by the exons ATGCATGGtggtggcgacgacgacgacgacgacggggaCCTTGTCGACCACcggcggcagccgccgccgccgatggagaTCGGGTGGCCGACGGACGTCCGGCACGTGGCGCACGTGACGTTCGACCGGTTCCACGGGTTCCGCGGCGTGCCGGAGGAGCTGCGGCCGGAGGTGGAGCTGTCACCCAGCGCCAGCAAGACGGTGTTCGGCGTGTCGACGGAGTCGATGCAGTGCTCCTACGACGGCCGGGGGAACAGCGTTCCCACCATCCTGCTCCACCTGCAGCGCCGCCTGTACGACCAGGGCGGCCTCGCCACGGAGGGCATCTTCAGGATCACCGCCGAGGCCGGCCAGGAGCAGCGCGCCAGGGACCAGCTCAACGCCTCCGGCGTGGTGCCCGACGGCGTCGACGTGCACTGCCTGGCGGGCCTTATCAAGGCCTGGTTCCGGGAGCTCCCCGGCGGGCTGCTGGACGCGCTGCCGGCGGACGAGGTGGTGCGGTGCCAGACGGAGGACGACTGCGcccgcctctgcgccgccagGCTGACGCCGCCCAAGGCCGCCCTCCTCGACTGGGCCGTCAGCCTCATGGCCGACGTCGCAAGGGAGGAGAAGGACAACAAGATGGGCACGCGGAATGTCGCCATGGTCTTCGCGCCAAACATGCTGACGCAG AGCGTGGATCCCCTGACGGCGCTCAAGTACGCGGTGCAAGTGATGAACTTGCTCAACATGCTCATCGAGAGGGCGCTCAAGCACCAACAACCATCACCGGCCGATCATGGCCGGcatggcgcctcctcctcctcctcgtcttcgtcttcctctgctgctgctggtggtggtggtcgtcgTCCATAG
- the LOC120672747 gene encoding probable aspartyl aminopeptidase, giving the protein MALLRLHLPRPPPLPTHPYSRSSLSSYTSSWLRRARLPAVSTRRLCSTHPASPLEAAPPSIVAGLLDYLNDSWTQFHATAEAKRQLLDAGFKLLSESDDWDLQPGGRYFFTRNMSCLVAFAIGEKYRVGNGFNIIAAHTDSPCLKLKPRSATFKSGHQMLNVQTYGSGLWHTWFDRDLTLAGRVILRAADGSFKHKLVKITRPLIRVPTLAIHLNRTVNSDGFKPNLETHLVPLLATKHEEATINSDDKSSSSTKVAHHPLLLQILSEEIGCESDEIIGMELNVCDTQPSCLGGGNNEFIYSGRLDNLASCYCALRSLMDSSKVAEQLSSEKAIRMVAMFDNEEVGSDSMQGAGAPTMFQAMRRIVDSLMHQSMGEGALERAIHSSFLVSADMAHALHPNYSDKHEECHRPELQKGLVIKHNANQRYATSAITAFLFKEIARIQNLPVQEFVVRNDMGCGSTIGPILASGVGIRTVDCGIPQLSMHSIREMCGKQDVDTTYRHFKAFFEMFSDIDRKLNVDF; this is encoded by the exons ATGGCTCtgctccgcctccacctcccaaggcCTCCGCCGCTACCAACCCATCCCTACTCccgctcctctctctcctcctacACCTCGTCCTGGTTGCGGCGCGCCCGTCTCCCCGCCGTCTCCacgcgccgcctctgctccaccCACCCGGCCTCGCCCCTCGAAGCCGCCCCGCCCTCCATCGTCGCCGGCCTCCTCGACTACCTCAACGACTCATGGACGCAATTCCACGCCACAG CTGAGGCCAAGCGGCAGCTTCTCGACGCGGGCTTCAAGCTGCTCAGCGAGAGTGATGACTGGGACCTGCAGCCCGGTGGACGCTACTTCTTCACGCGCAACATGTCCTGCTTGGTCGCCTTTGCCATTGGGGAAAA GTACAGGGTTGGGAATGGTTTTAATATAATTGCTGCCCACACTGATAGTCCATGTCTCAAGCTCAAGCCGAGGTCTGCCACCTTCAAATCTGGCCACCAAATGCTGAATGTGCAGACGTACGGGAGTGGGCTGTGGCATACTTGGTTTGACAGGGATCTAACTTTGGCTGGGAGAGTCATCCTCAGGGCTGCAGATGGTTCCTTCAAGCATAAGCTGGTCAAGATCACCAGACCATTGATACGTGTGCCCACACTGGCCATACATCTTAACCG CACAGTGAATTCTGATGGCTTCAAGCCTAACCTAGAGACCCATCTTGTTCCACTTCTTGCAACAAAGCATGAAGAAGCAACTATAAATTCTGATGACAAAAGTTCTAGCTCTACAAAAGTCGCCCACCATCCGCTACTTTTGCAG ATTCTCTCAGAGGAAATTGGTTGTGAATCTGATGAAATAATTGGTATGGAGTTGAACGTATGTGATACTCAGCCTAGCTGCCTTGGTGGGGGAAACAATGAGTTCATCTATTCTGGAAGACTGGATAATCTTGCTTCATGTTATTGTGCTCTCAGATCTCTCATGGACTCTTCCAAGGTGGCAGAACAACTGTCCAGTGAGAAGGCTATAAGAATGGTTGCTATGTTTGATAACGAGGAG GTGGGTTCAGATTCAATGCAAGGGGCAGGTGCACCAACCATGTTCCAGGCTATGAGACGAATCGTCGATTCCTTGATGCATCAATCAATGGGGGAGGGAGCTTTGGAACGTGCAATACATTCTTCATTCCTTG TTTCGGCAGACATGGCTCATGCCCTGCACCCGAACTATTCAGACAAGCATGAAGAGTGCCATAGACCAGAACTACAGAAGGGTCTTGTCATCAAGCACAATGCTAACCAACGTTATGCCACAAGTGCTATTACAGCTTTCCTCTTCAAAGAAATAGCGAGGATTCAAAACCTTCCGGTTCAG GAATTTGTTGTAAGGAATGATATGGGATGTGGCTCCACTATTGGACCCATACTTGCTTCTGGTGTTGGCATACGGACTGTTGATTGTGGCATTCCTCAGCTTTCGATGCACAG CATACGAGAAATGTGCGGCAAACAAGATGTAGACACAACATACAGGCACTTCAAAGCTTTTTTCGAGATGTTCTCCGATATTGACAGGAAGTTGAATGTAGATTTTTAG